In a genomic window of Piliocolobus tephrosceles isolate RC106 chromosome 1, ASM277652v3, whole genome shotgun sequence:
- the LOC111555119 gene encoding uncharacterized protein LOC111555119 — translation MLRRGARRPPQSTRARIPQKFGSGSVGSEMQPKPHFSEPRANKHAQARTQTSPRLALAASGLGWPPAGPGREGRAQAREGSPSTSRSLRGGRSASAAHRRDVSARRQRPGLTVQRPAWACNSGVPVGLERPPERPGRRGAWGRKGAGEGKARL, via the coding sequence ATGCTGCGGCGCGGGGCGCGTCGCCCCCCTCAGTCCACCAGAGCCCGGATACCTCAGAAATTCGGCTCTGGGTCTGTGGGGAGCGAAATGCAACCCAAACCCCATTTTTCCGAACCCCGCGCAAATAAACACGCACAAGCACGCACACAGACGTCGCCGCGGCTGGCGCTCGCCGCCTCAGGTCTAGGCTGGCCGCCGGCCGGCCCGGGCCGCGAGGGAAGAGCCCAGGCCCGAGAGGGGTCGCCGTCTACGTCTCGCAGCCTGAGGGGTGGCCGCTCGGCCTCGGCCGCTCACAGGCGCGACGTAAGTGCCCGGCGTCAGCGGCCCGGCTTAACGGTGCAACGGCCGGCCTGGGCCTGCAACTCTGGGGTCCCGGTCGGGCTGGAGCGGCCACCAGAGAGACCTGGTAGGCGGGGCGCTTGGGGCAGGAAGGGAGCCGGGGAGGGAAAAGCGCGACTGTGA